The following are encoded together in the Bradysia coprophila strain Holo2 unplaced genomic scaffold, BU_Bcop_v1 contig_94, whole genome shotgun sequence genome:
- the LOC119085216 gene encoding uncharacterized protein LOC119085216 codes for MLPHLTFYAKILYLLMVVVAGALCDRNQIYLYSKCASRYVGMTPDGKLLAYDNTGIDCPHEIITISLHVDSFSFDVGSENQFFKLTLFLEKNQTYLCFTKKWRLVTMKNLHESCYFYETLENGWFRYRSAMNDKIFLGFTKNGKPVRHKAPHINTDCYNFQKEEVVQNETKSHKMQTNRRKKEMARRMQDHRPTGRRRHGPQTKRFSYSNVQETEPNANCTHDDIVKKPKATPKKVTNSNSGLLPKFRHAQHAQRRIIKKVDKIL; via the exons GTGGTTGTTGCGGGAGCATTATGCGACAGAAACcaaatttatctttattcgAAATGTGCCAGCAGGTATGTTGGAATGACTCCAGATGGAAAGCTATTAGCATACGACAACACTGGTATAGATTGCCCACACG agatCATAACTATATCGCTCCATGTGGACTCTTTTTCATTCGATGTTGGTTCAGAAAACCAGTTCTTCAAATTAACGCTTTTCTTAGAGAAAAATCAAACCTACTTATGCTTCACAAAGAAGTGGCGTCTTGTTACAATG aaaaatCTTCACGAATCGTGTTATTTTTACGAAACACTGGAAAACGGCTGGTTCCGATATCGTTCGGCCATGAACGACAAAATATTCTTGGGTTTCACCAAAAACGGTAAACCGGTGCGTCACAAGGCGCCCCACATAAATACGGATTgttataatttccaaaaagAGGAAGTAGttcaaaacgaaacgaaaagtCATAAAATGCAAACCAATCGCCGCAAAAAGGAAATGGCACGGAGGATGCAAGATCATCGGCCGACCGGACGACGACGACATGGACCCCAAACCAAACGATTTTCCTACAGTAATGTCCAAGAAACCGAACCGAATGCGAATTGTACGCACGACGATATTGTGAAAAAGCCGAAAGCCACACCGAAAAAAGTTACCAACAGCAATAGCGGTTTATTGCCGAAATTTCGTCATGCACAACATGCACAACGGAGGATTATTAAAAAAGTCGATAAAATTCTGTAA